From the genome of Gracilibacillus salitolerans, one region includes:
- the glmU gene encoding bifunctional UDP-N-acetylglucosamine diphosphorylase/glucosamine-1-phosphate N-acetyltransferase GlmU: MANRYAIVLAAGKGTRMKSKLYKVLHPVLGKPMVQHVIDQLKALDLSSITTVVGFGAEKVQEQLGNTCEFVIQKEQLGTGHAVQQAEKYLANKKGTTIVVCGDTPLLMKDTLQAVLNHHEKERAAVTILTAHAEDPAGYGRIVRNASNRVSKIVEQKDATEEEKAIQEINTGTYCFDNELLFEALKKVSNDNSQGEYYLPDVIQIAQKESQKVAAYQTKSFEETIGVNDRVALSQAEVLMKRRINEQHMRNGVTIIDPANTYIGTDVKIGTDVVIEPGCVLKGNTTIEDEAVIGPNSEVNDCHIGANTVLRHSVATSSYIGQRVQVGPFAHIRPDASLGDDVKVGNFVEIKKSKIDNKSKVPHLSYIGDAEIGSGVNIGCGAITVNYDGKNKFKTTIEDNAFIGCNANLIAPVTIGKGALVAAGSTIHQDVPGDALSIGRAKQVNKEEYAKKYK; the protein is encoded by the coding sequence TTGGCAAATCGGTATGCAATTGTGTTAGCTGCTGGAAAAGGAACAAGAATGAAATCTAAATTATATAAAGTTCTCCACCCTGTTTTGGGGAAACCAATGGTACAACATGTGATCGATCAATTGAAAGCTTTAGATCTTTCCAGTATAACCACAGTTGTTGGCTTTGGAGCTGAAAAAGTACAAGAACAATTAGGAAACACTTGCGAATTTGTTATTCAGAAAGAACAGTTAGGAACAGGACATGCTGTACAGCAAGCTGAAAAATATTTAGCAAACAAAAAAGGAACAACCATTGTTGTTTGTGGTGATACGCCATTATTAATGAAAGACACATTACAAGCTGTATTGAATCATCATGAGAAAGAACGTGCCGCTGTAACTATTTTAACTGCACATGCGGAAGATCCTGCTGGATACGGGAGAATTGTAAGAAATGCAAGCAATCGAGTCAGTAAAATTGTAGAACAAAAGGATGCAACAGAAGAAGAAAAAGCGATACAAGAGATTAATACAGGGACATATTGCTTCGATAATGAATTATTATTTGAAGCGCTGAAGAAGGTGTCTAATGATAATTCACAAGGCGAATACTATTTACCTGATGTGATTCAAATCGCACAAAAAGAAAGCCAGAAAGTAGCCGCTTACCAGACGAAGAGTTTTGAAGAAACTATTGGAGTTAATGATCGTGTTGCATTATCTCAAGCAGAAGTACTTATGAAAAGGCGTATTAATGAGCAACATATGAGAAATGGTGTAACGATCATAGATCCTGCTAATACTTACATAGGCACTGATGTAAAAATTGGAACAGATGTTGTGATTGAGCCCGGGTGTGTATTAAAAGGAAACACGACAATAGAAGATGAGGCGGTAATTGGACCGAACTCCGAAGTGAATGATTGCCATATCGGAGCGAATACGGTACTCCGTCATAGTGTCGCAACATCAAGCTATATTGGTCAGCGCGTTCAAGTTGGACCTTTTGCACATATTCGTCCAGATGCATCGCTTGGTGACGATGTAAAAGTAGGTAATTTTGTTGAAATTAAAAAGTCAAAGATAGATAATAAAAGTAAGGTTCCACATCTCAGCTATATTGGAGATGCAGAAATTGGAAGTGGCGTAAATATTGGATGTGGAGCGATTACAGTTAATTATGATGGTAAGAATAAGTTTAAAACAACGATAGAAGATAATGCTTTTATCGGATGTAATGCTAACTTAATCGCACCAGTTACCATTGGTAAGGGAGCGCTAGTTGCTGCAGGTTCGACCATTCATCAGGATGTACCAGGTGATGCATTATCGATTGGCCGAGCAAAACAAGTTAACAAGGAAGAATACGCAAAGAAATATAAATAA
- a CDS encoding ribose-phosphate diphosphokinase produces the protein MQMSYKDSSLKVFTLNSNPSLAEEIAANIGVELGKSSVTKFSDGEIQINIEESIRGCDVYVVQSTCEPGNQHIMELLIMIDALKRASAKSINVVMPYYGYARQDRKARAREPITSKLIADLLQTAGATRAITLDLHAPQIQGFFDIPVDQLVGVPILSSYWSKKGLEDIVVVSPDHGGVTRARQLADRLKAPIAIIDKRRPRPNVSEVMNIVGNIEGRTAILIDDIIDTAGTITLGANALIENGATDVYACCTHPVLSGPAIERIENSKIKELVVTNSIPLQEDKQIDKITQLSVAPLISEAIIRVHERQSVSILFD, from the coding sequence ATACAAATGTCCTATAAGGATTCATCCTTAAAAGTATTTACACTAAATTCGAATCCAAGCCTAGCAGAAGAGATTGCAGCCAATATTGGTGTAGAGTTAGGAAAAAGCTCGGTAACAAAATTCAGCGATGGTGAAATCCAAATAAATATTGAAGAAAGTATTCGTGGCTGTGATGTATATGTTGTGCAGTCTACTTGTGAGCCAGGAAATCAACATATTATGGAGCTTTTGATTATGATAGATGCATTAAAAAGAGCGTCAGCGAAGTCCATTAATGTTGTTATGCCCTACTATGGATATGCCAGACAAGATCGTAAAGCACGCGCACGTGAACCAATCACATCCAAATTAATTGCAGACTTACTACAAACAGCTGGTGCTACCAGAGCAATTACGTTGGATTTACATGCACCACAAATTCAAGGTTTCTTTGATATTCCAGTTGATCAATTAGTCGGTGTTCCGATTTTATCTAGCTATTGGAGTAAAAAAGGTCTAGAGGACATCGTAGTAGTGTCACCTGATCACGGAGGGGTAACACGTGCACGTCAATTAGCAGATAGATTGAAAGCACCAATTGCGATTATTGATAAACGCAGACCACGCCCAAATGTCTCAGAAGTGATGAATATAGTAGGTAACATAGAAGGAAGAACAGCGATCCTTATCGATGATATTATTGATACAGCAGGAACGATAACATTAGGCGCAAATGCTTTAATTGAAAATGGTGCCACGGATGTCTATGCATGTTGTACCCATCCAGTATTATCTGGGCCTGCGATAGAACGGATTGAGAATTCAAAAATAAAAGAATTAGTAGTTACGAATAGTATTCCATTACAAGAAGATAAACAAATTGATAAGATTACTCAACTATCAGTTGCACCTTTAATTAGTGAAGCGATTATTCGTGTACACGAACGTCAATCTGTAAGTATTCTATTTGATTAA
- the spoVG gene encoding septation regulator SpoVG: MEVTDVRLRRVNTDGRMRAIASITLDHEFVVHDIRVIDGNNGMFVAMPSKRTPDGEFRDIAHPINSGTRSKIQDAVLEEYHRAGEAEVEYEEAGAS, from the coding sequence GTGGAAGTAACTGACGTAAGATTACGCCGCGTGAATACCGATGGAAGAATGCGAGCTATCGCATCCATTACATTAGATCATGAATTTGTGGTACATGATATTCGAGTGATTGATGGGAATAATGGGATGTTTGTAGCAATGCCTTCTAAACGTACACCGGATGGTGAATTTAGGGATATTGCACATCCAATTAACTCTGGTACAAGATCAAAAATTCAAGATGCTGTTTTAGAAGAGTATCATCGTGCTGGAGAAGCTGAAGTTGAATATGAAGAAGCAGGAGCTTCTTAA
- the purR gene encoding pur operon repressor: protein MKRSDRLVAMTNYLVEHPMELISLPFFSDTYGAAKSSISEDLSIINHMFKEDGIGYLESISGAAGGVKYVPNVSVNKSESMINKLCKELEDPSRILPGGYLFMSDVLATPSTIRDIGRLFASRFAGLNIDSIVTVATKGIPLAYAVASFLNVPVVIVRRDPKVTEGSTVSINYVSGSSKKIQTMVLSKRSLKPGENVCIIDDFMKAGGTINGMKNLLQEFDANVKAIGVLAEAEDEEEDRVVDDYISLLQIKNVDSNSKQIEVIKGNYFEQ, encoded by the coding sequence ATGAAAAGAAGTGATCGTCTAGTTGCGATGACAAATTATTTAGTAGAGCATCCAATGGAATTAATTTCTCTTCCATTTTTCTCTGATACATATGGTGCCGCGAAGTCTTCAATTAGTGAAGATTTGTCTATTATTAACCATATGTTTAAAGAAGATGGGATTGGTTATTTAGAATCTATTTCAGGTGCAGCTGGTGGAGTAAAATATGTGCCTAATGTTTCAGTAAACAAAAGTGAATCTATGATTAACAAGCTTTGTAAGGAGCTAGAAGATCCCAGCCGGATTTTGCCTGGTGGTTATTTATTTATGAGTGATGTTTTAGCTACGCCAAGTACTATTAGAGATATCGGTAGGCTTTTTGCTTCTCGTTTTGCGGGATTAAACATTGATTCCATTGTAACGGTAGCAACGAAAGGAATTCCTTTAGCATATGCGGTAGCTTCGTTTTTAAATGTACCTGTTGTAATTGTTCGTCGTGATCCGAAAGTAACGGAAGGTTCAACGGTTAGTATTAATTATGTATCAGGGTCCTCTAAAAAAATTCAGACGATGGTGTTATCTAAGCGCAGTTTGAAACCCGGTGAAAATGTTTGTATCATCGATGATTTTATGAAGGCTGGTGGTACCATAAACGGAATGAAAAACTTACTTCAAGAATTCGATGCCAATGTAAAAGCAATTGGTGTACTAGCAGAAGCCGAGGATGAAGAAGAAGATCGTGTAGTAGATGATTATATTTCTTTATTACAAATTAAAAATGTAGATTCTAATAGCAAACAGATAGAGGTAATAAAAGGAAATTACTTTGAACAGTAA
- a CDS encoding 50S ribosomal protein L25/general stress protein Ctc, with protein sequence MAATLEAKKRVDLKTSNTKAMRLAGEVPAIIYGYQVEPKTVTVNSLELLKTVRDEGKNAIISLQIDGEAVDVMLHEYQTDPLKDELVHADFYAVNMKEEMDVQVPITLDGEAVGTKEGGVLQQPLYELSIRAKPKDIPEHITIDVSDLSVGDSILVSDLKEGRNYDILEDEGTTIVSILVPDEEPAEDSAEDESAEPEVIDGDKQEHGDSEE encoded by the coding sequence TTGGCAGCAACTTTAGAAGCAAAAAAAAGAGTGGATTTAAAAACTTCTAATACAAAAGCGATGCGATTAGCAGGTGAAGTACCTGCCATTATTTACGGATATCAAGTAGAACCAAAAACAGTGACGGTAAATAGTTTGGAATTATTAAAAACAGTAAGAGATGAAGGTAAAAATGCAATTATCTCGTTGCAAATAGATGGTGAAGCTGTTGATGTTATGTTGCATGAATATCAAACAGATCCATTGAAAGATGAGTTAGTACATGCAGACTTTTATGCTGTAAACATGAAAGAAGAAATGGATGTACAAGTGCCAATTACGTTAGACGGTGAAGCAGTAGGAACGAAAGAAGGCGGCGTTCTACAACAACCATTATATGAATTGTCCATTAGAGCGAAACCTAAAGATATACCAGAGCATATCACCATTGATGTTTCTGACTTATCAGTAGGGGATAGTATCTTAGTTTCAGATTTAAAAGAAGGTAGAAACTATGACATCCTAGAAGATGAAGGAACTACTATTGTTTCTATCTTAGTTCCTGACGAAGAACCTGCAGAAGACTCTGCAGAGGATGAATCGGCAGAACCAGAAGTTATTGATGGAGATAAACAAGAACACGGAGACAGTGAAGAATAA